In the genome of Coregonus clupeaformis isolate EN_2021a chromosome 11, ASM2061545v1, whole genome shotgun sequence, one region contains:
- the LOC121577074 gene encoding uncharacterized protein LOC121577074 isoform X1, which yields MEIENGVARGVLLPVLPGSEPFDNIILPPLQNMYMYEESKLSFRYNSAFLIKNATLQERYEAFRTERRGMGYSEEELEESYGFLLFDDENKANKVGETGVVPGHSTCSTLGDPSKGVYVSKYSDCLDLNRWYHGKSGYIAIIRLTKGRVREVTENYTVNYTSPSNGFDCHVSEQLSAVSANTSSFLAFERTQYYMYELPGGRADSTVQPPSHACPFAIVAFSYWDTKTPASEEQEKSEEGKTVFHYYPWRGQLQISSQVYHVGLKSSTGPLIPAKLPTVMAVDGAIKMSDLRQKLPKAIFETCFIGEVSLEGMGWSLYELAPSDAEDTSLSQLTQELKEKDLALTIQLNDSGFLILLHSSHFLTYEDAGSNKPEVLQGMFVFPDSRAIQRDTKICSKKPSLSPEGLQVVPALNYAETEVEKCLPEQSGELLGLLERHIQSYAALIHPGLTISPSREASIFPDQFDVPDALKYLYSTPKWTEMGWKCLESYFHQPGSFELSVSRATELLAAGREERGDEPDDDVYYCLSSPEGPPMTPASLGGPEEEQSGGESPGDTATYISNAPAVSTEDFEKPGMTKADGNAPKKRVEEGKNLPSKEVQEKVQHVQPEEMQGEVPSDLTKPAVPAGDFGKPVLKKADNNAPGTTLIPKEVQKELPSDLSQSVVSADDSEKPGKNKADCNVPGVGVEDEGTHLNPEEVQVHGQKEVKEKMPSDLSQPAVSAEHLRNTGPAALGKADCKAPEVGVANEGTNLHLKEVQKDMPSGLTQPAVSTEELKKPGPALATQPNSKALEAGVEDKGGNLPQKEVQEEVPCDLSQLAVSAKAFAIASVTVMTKATEVTEVSTSPASGDLPTVLVITATERTAAVVPHNENLGLINTESVTKNSSSLPPAKVQDKGGSTLNGQRVKANEVSNFSISDWRKRPRKRRRFSGLGKRVLRSSAADFEEEETEKKGHLDSSKVYSLKKWKERTDLVQLNAWKNKVRPLKMQRELMNLTLDPPLKKKERMDVTQVHPMKMQREVMNLIQDLPLKKKKESKDSIHFYPLKSKESMDKIHDGHPLKKKTEQWDLKAIISECGRIFVPHGSEVIAKDIESLKVMGKVIDHKQCADEMMVEACIEVPQPIQTGDEPGLELIKSDENKDSHILSADGKDHPPEVKMVDVDKMASQNPSELVQIKDMDFPSLEKHKKKRKFVAISLSKLKTVFSRGGKRKTPLNPVSEDQTLPLDKKSKADTGMDEMESVHLSNSSKDSPDRTTGAAEVAKEQTFGLDPKFALALGLTPREQNDAHKSPEKSDIPLKKDIQSRLDLVTPQDISDQMSEALPSSPLATITVTGRGGLEKKRKPADSIRKKWWLHYHTPASFENEKVAQPISSQLLTLDPDVRRVVSRGRPRTVKKDASDASCPPADALTLLADLALSTSNDKVLAQQPDHLALQQQECCPGLVISDNSVKDGGSPHEPDGEPESVLHALLKHPSAARLKLPPQSPSPKGLVVGSGERVVLVSQEHSYSLPPSSLLLGLSGSILQVPISEGLQPHHKDMVYGDGTQALRAFRCQEQDQNRKELGEEPGMAPESMSKGIGRRQKFRRLRQFIEKDGSVQVTRLWKENYDFNSDSKFTNNPMDITVIRALHGPWDFNIEDTNEQVQLIIHMWIGLFYSRSTARFFQADPSLPCLEEKYSTEVDHGMVQTQVPSETKTSSPAYIAPSRIPEPEVLDLSNAGEKEAQPLSLEPEVLDLSMKTASAVLDVTVDTKDSPESKQRTDFKNPPVYQPESGLHKETISFHKQSTGLELKVYRDRVDSMMSDNASELDDDETNNHEIDSNGALQNDVSPNRRTLESDGSYILLCEQTASVYINQEKVLETQRTAQGLEGKAEKEIQKEERSHDGEQNIASLKTMESKDVDKAQRVKDNDSVKTMSCTEVLGDGDVTNMADRVERNASEPRDGSYVAICDGSESKKETHKAYHRVKDSVEAAKPEAVHVGKDTTNKEIDAQPAGNVGNDSIDKALKAMHDEKIPKDVSRDDGNSKNEVQTALQEGNDTRDEALSAVNYEKDSGDRAAPAVCDGNNSVAETPPEISHNENDSHKETPSVAHDGNDSRTTTLPVKLYSKLYIDKEPIAVHDRNASTDEVLPMEQVGDVSVGTTRVLPEMQGEIQSKDEVLTTRVFPVCDGNTPCVGEFDTPIQSKDVSGEAKTVVKTDFNGIRDSKDQKQISMPGQSKSDIDTQGPQHSQDETSEILTGQVEIPLIQVGFPREDITHKDVLHSHSQTSETVRAQIEIPFIGVELPFIEVEKDSKEIMHTELHDTHSCQKETPISSVCHRDHLFSDEMLTIVSKGTESVSRCPTPTVDDVPYGYIPIPDIYSGSLAICDTGGVSKPLSTREGHSRCPTPTQDEPPFVTELSYDHHTPKTVLLPDSKDTNMPNLNSGLALIEKEKAHGEPHEPSVSSSSSSVENMLHKSSNNNNKPNHLEAIGNQLSQVWTEPRKKPIATSTPLNTPYTSSKEKNDYNPYSNMQFTPAEQDLYALSSHDSLHRIPDSSPKTHSTLTEKAAFSVPSIHLEVLSNESTERTLTRDLSEIALEGDTNLCPDSEIIIQSIRQSIPGVSGPTAASQNLSVHNFTDLHPYSQQPAMAVNLSKSEDSRGEYSWKEGQTDIDPMSSDVLKSKQTDAPVHSNTNAHPYNTPYVTEMRRQIASLQDYEDVMDESEGPAVDQDNIESSLETNWVSDDKHASSTSRVNKTKLDFINSLRQYQQWEKREFDDVLDFSKQGTSNSVTFQSEESDKIFTCMEENKQDWLKYCRPERSGNTSKSHEEVSSVAKPCLVTVLDHKGNRITYENGPVLKPSTSMHTWTVPNSNRQGSSSFLEFSKRWDDTHNADESDLTQSSMDLETLIFSERMNQMLKRKRKSSSSRYNQSRHHRSNVEERASSCSPAVTVHFSSLQEQESSEDHWEGLPSFAGQKLKVDMPERTALPEETDRDMPQHLQKLSYTKGSEMTHVNVSDLVAESFKAYHAMMTAVCAGRKYPHRTERLKREEAKRNSSPKSRAPSKDKDFCGQMKKDMYDNLHDNLNSVVKQSCKNKFRFYILVTSDDPFFKETKELLEAEGHIAVQQSQFCLGKDSSSSPLYIILRNEDIAEHICEVPHLLELKKAQNVLFAGIDRPDDIVNLTHQELFSKGGFVVFEGAALDTLSLSNIKKMSVFLEGLSKKGKWKWLLHYRDSRMLKENARSSAEAQGKKSFMDVCQEAGMVEVLPYHECDVISRARPNYLHCLVRLQVQNVSARLPVFITDTTADKAFAKHGIFTMNINSFLLISQSDTCTIS from the exons TTTCTCTGGAAGGAATGGGTTGGAGTCTGTATGAGCTGGCACCCAGTGATGCTGaggacacctctctctctcagctcacaCAGGAGCTCAAGGAGAAAGACCTG GCCCTCACAATACAACTGAATGATAGTGGTTTCCTTATACTGTTACATTCATCTCACTTCCTCACATATGAAG ATGCTGGGTCCAATAAGCCAGAGGTATTGCAGGGGATGTTTGTGTTTCCGGATTCCAGAGCTATACAGAGAG ACACCAAGATCTGCTCGAAGAAGCCCTCCCTCTCACCAGAGGGCCTTCAGGTGGTGCCTGCACTGAACTACGCAGAGACAGAGGTGGAAAAGTGCCTCCCTGAACAGAGTGGGGAGCTACTTGGTTTACTAGAGCGACATATCCAGAGCTATGCTGCCCTCATCCACCCTGGGCTTACTATCAGTCCATCCAGGGAAGCCAGCATCTTCCCAGATCAGTTTGATGTTCCTGACGCCCTCAAATACCTCTACTCCACCCCAAAGTGGACTGAAATGGGATGGAAATGTCTCGAGTCTTACTTCCACCAGCCGGGCTCCTTCGAGCTCTCTGTGTCCAGGGCCACGGAGCTCCTGGCGGCTGGGCGAGAGGAGCGAGGGGATGAGCCAGATGATGACGTCTACTACTGTCTGTCATCTCCAGAGGGCCCCCCCATGACTCCTGCTAGTTTGGGTGGCCCAGAGGAGGAGCAGTCAGGGGGAGAGTCACCAGGAGACACAGCCACATATATTAGTAATGCACCTGCAGTGTCTACGGAGGACTTTGAGAAACCTGGTATGACCAAGGCAGATGGTAATGCACCAAAGAAaagagtagaggaagggaagaaCTTGCCTTCAAAGGAGGTGCAAGAGAAGGTGCAACATGTGCAACCCGAGGAGATGCAGGGGGAAGTGCCTTCTGATCTTACCAAGCCCGCAGTCCCTGCAGGGGACTTCGGGAAACCTGTCTTGAAGAAGGCCGACAATAATGCACCAGGGACAACTTTGATTCCAAAAGAGGTGCAGAAGGAGCTTCCCTCTGATCTTTCCCAGTCTGTTGTGTCGGCAGATGATTCTGAGAAACCTGGGAAGAACAAGGCCGACTGTAATGTACCAGGGGTAGGAGTAGAGGATGAAGGGACACATTTGAACCCAGAGGAAGTCCAAGTGCATGGGCAAAAGGAGGTGAAAGAGAAGATGCCTTCTGATCTTTCACAGCCTGCAGTCTCTGCAGAACACTTGAGGAATACTGGCCCGGCAGCGTTGGGGAAGGCAGACTGTAAAGCACCAGAGGTAGGAGTAGCGAATGAAGGGACAAACTTGCACCTGAAGGAGGTGCAAAAGGATATGCCCTCTGGTCTTACACAGCCTGCAGTCTCTACTGAGGAATTGAAGAAACCTGGGCCGGCCCTGGCGACCCAGCCCAACAGTAAAGCACTAGAGGCAGGAGTAGAGGATAAAGGGGGAAATTTGCCTCAGAAGGAGGTGCAAGAGGAGGTTCCCTGTGATCTTTCCCAGCTTGCAGTGTCAGCAAAGGCTTTTGCGATAGCCAGTGTGACAGTGATGACCAAGGCCACAGAGGTGACAGAGGTTTCAACCTCACCTGCATCAGGTGACCTCCCAACAGTGCTAGTCATCACTGCCACTGAAAGAACTGCAGCCGTTGTACCTCATAATGAGAACCTTGGCTTGATCAATACAGAGTCGGTCACAAAGAACTCGTCCAGTTTGCCACCAGCCAAAGTACAGGACAAGGGTGGAAGTACTCTCAATGGGCAACGTGTCAAGGCCAATGAGGTCAGTAATTTCTCTATATCTGATTGGAGGAAACGGCCAAGGAAACGGCGTAGATTTAGCGGGTTGGGTAAAAGGGTCTTGAGGTCTTCAGCAGCTGATTTTGAAGAGGAAGAAACCGAGAAGAAGGGACATTTGGATTCAAGTAAAGTCTACTCATTGAAAAAGTGGAAGGAAAGGACAGATTTAGTTCAACTTAACGCATGGAAAAATAAGGTTCGTCCATTGAAAATGCAGAGGGAACTGATGAATTTGACCCTAGATCCCCCATTGAAAAAGAAGGAAAGAATGGATGTAACCCAGGTTCACCCAATGAAAATGCAGAGGGAAGTGATGAATTTGATCCAAGATCTGCCTTTGAAAAAGAAGAAGGAAAGCAAGGATTCAATTCACTTTTACCCACTCAAAAGTAAGGAAAGTATGGATAAAATTCACGACGGCCACCCATTGAAAAAGAAGACAGAGCAGTGGGACTTGAAGGCGATCATCTCCGAATGCGGTAGAATCTTTGTCCCTCATGGTTCAGAAGTTATCGCCAAGGATATAGAATCTTTGAAAGTTATGGGGAAAGTGATAGATCACAAACAATGTGCTGACGAGATGATGGTTGAAGCTTGTATCGAAGTCCCCCAACCCATACAAACAGGAGATGAACCTGGCCTAGAGTTGATAAAGTCAGATGAGAACAAAGATTCACACATATTGAGTGCAGACGGTAAAGACCATCCACCAGAGGTCAAAATGGTTGATGTCGACAAGATGGCCTCTCAGAACCCCTCAGAACTGGTCCAGATCAAAGACATGGATTTTCCTTCCttagaaaaacacaaaaagaagcGTAAATTTGTTGCAATATCCCTCAGTAAACTAAAGACTGTTTTTtcaagagggggaaagaggaaaaCACCTCTCAATCCTGTTTCAGAAGATCAAACGTTACCATTGGACAAGAAAAGCAAGGCCGATACTGGCATGGATGAAATGGAAAGTGTTCATTTGAGTAATTCCAGCAAAGATAGCCCAGACAGAACCACAGGTGCTGCTGAAGTTGCAAAGGAACAGACATTTGGCCTAGACCCAAAGTTTGCACTAGCATTAGGCTTGACTCCTAGGGAGCAAAATGATGCACACAAATCTCCAGAAAAAAGTGATATTCCATTGAAGAAAGACATTCAGAGCAGACTGGACCTGGTCACACCTCAAGACATATCTGACCAAATGTCTGAGGCTTTGCCTAGCTCCCCTTTAGCAACAATCACCGTGACGGGGCGGGGGGGACTCGAAAAGAAACGCAAGCCTGCAGACTCCATAAGGAAAAAAT GGTGGTTACACTATCACACACCAGCTTCTTTTGAAAATGAGAAAGTAGCACAACCTATATCCTCCCAACTACTGACACTTGACCCTGATGTCAGGCGTGTTGTCAGTAGGGGTAGGCCCCGCACAGTGAAGAAAGATGCCAGTGATGCATCATGCCCACCAGCAGATGCTCTGACCCTATTGGCCGATTTGGCCCTCAGTACCAGTAATGACAAAGTACTGGCACAGCAGCCAGACCACCTGGCTCTTCAGCAACAAGAATGCTGTCCAGGTTTGGTGATAAGTGACAACAGTGTCAAAGATGGTGGCTCTCCTCATGAGCCAGATGGTGAGCCAGAGTCTGTCCTTCATGCTCTGCTGAAGCACCCTTCTGCTGCTAGGCTTAAACTTCCCCCTCAGTCTCCGTCACCCAAGGGGCTGGTGGTGGGGAGTGGGGAGCGGGTTGTGTTAGTCTCACAAGAGCATTCTTACTCACTGCCGCCATCCTCTCTACTATTGGGTTTGTCAGGTTCAATCCTCCAAGTCCCCATTTCGGAGGGACTTCAGCCGCATCACAAGGATATGGTCTATGGTGACGGAACTCAAGCACTACGGGCCTTCCGGTGTCAGGAGCAGGACCAGAACAGGAAGGAACTCGGGGAGGAACCCGGAATGGCTCCAGAATCCATGAGCAAAGGAATCGGGCGCAGGCAGAAGTTCCGTCGCTTACGGCAGTTCATCGAAAAAGACGGCTCAGTTCAAGTGACAAGGCTGTGGAAGGAAAACTATGACTTTAATTCAGACAGCAAGTTTACCAACAACCCAATGGATATAACAGTTATTAGAGCCCTACATGG CCCATGGGATTTCAACATTGAGGACACAAACGAACAGGTTCAGCTCATCATCCACATGTGGATAGGTCTTTTCTACAGCAGGTCCACTGCTAGGTTCTTCCAGGCAGACCCAAGTCTTccatgtttggaagaaaaatatTCTACAGAAGTGGATCATGGAATGGTACAAACCCAGGTTCCATCTGAGACCAAGACAAGTTCCCCTGCTTATATTGCCCCTTCCAGGATACCAGAACCTGAAGTTCTGGACCTTAGTAACGCGGGTGAAAAAGAAGCACAACCATTAAGCTTGGAACCTGAGGTATTAGACCTTTCAATGAAAACAGCCTCGGCTGTGTTAGATGTCACTGTAGACACAAAGGATTCCCCTGAGTCCAAGCAAAGAACAGATTTTAAAAATCCTCCAGTATACCAACCAGAAAGTGGACTCCACAAGGAAACCATCTCTTTTCACAAACAAAGTACAGGTCTTGAGTTAAAG GTTTACAGAGACCGTGTCGACAGCATGATGTCAGACAACGCGAGTGAACTTGATGATGATGAAACGAACAACCATGAGATTGACAGCAATGGTGCCCTCCAAAATGATGTGTCCCCTAACAGAAGAACTTTGGAAAGTGATGGATCGTACATTCTCTTGTGTGAACAGACAGCAAGTGTGTACATTAATCAAGAAAAGGTCCTGGAGACTCAAAGAACTGCCCAGGGTTTGGAGGGCAAAGCCGAAAAGGAAATccaaaaggaggagaggagccaTGATGGAGAACAAAACATAGCAAGTCTTAAAACCATGGAATCTAAAGATGTTGATAAGGCACAACGAGTTAAAGATAACGATTCAGTCAAAACAATGTCATGCacagaggtgctgggggatggtgACGTTACCAATATGGCTGACAGAGTTGAGCGTAATGCAAGTGAACCCAGAGATGGGTCTTACGTTGCCATCTGTGATGGCAGTGAGTCCAAAAAGGAGACGCACAAAGCATATCATAGGGTGAAGGATTCTGTTGAAGCAGCAAAACCAGAGGCAGTGCATGTTGGGAAAGACACCACAAACAAGGAAATCGATGCACAACCTGCTGGGAATGTTGGGAATGATTCCATTGACAAGGCACTCAAAGCAATGCATGATGAAAAGATTCCCAAAGATGTGTCACGGGATGATGGGAACTCCAAAAATGAGGTGCAAACTGCATTGCAGGAAGGGAATGATACTAGAGATGAGGCACTATCAGCGGTGAATTATGAAAAAGATTCAGGAGATAGAGCAGCACCTGCAGTGTGTGATGGGAATAATTCTGTGGCTGAGACGCCACCAGAGATATCACATAATGAAAATGATTCCCATAAAGAAACACCGTCAGTGGCGCATGATGGAAATGATTCGAGAACTACGACACTACCTGTGAAATTGTATAGCAAGCTGTATATAGACAAAGAACCCATTGCAGTGCATGATAGAAATGCTTCCACCGATGAGGTACTACCAATGGAGCAGGTTGGGGATGTTTCTGTTGGCACTACTAGAGTACTGCCAGAGATGCAGGGTGAGATTCAATCTAAAGATGAGGTACTGACCACGAGAGTATTTCCAGTATGTGATGGGAACACGCCTTGTGTAGGTGAGTTCGACACACCCATTCAGTCCAAGGATGTTTCTGGAGAGGCTAAAACAGTAGTTAAGACTGATTTCAATGGGATTAGGGATTCTAAGGATCAGAAACAGATATCAATGCCGGGTCAGAGTAAATCTGATATTGACACACAAGGGCCCCAACATTCTCAAGACGAGACATCAGAAATACTGACAGGCCAGGTAGAAATACCACTGATTCAAGTAGGATTTCCCAGGGAAGATATCACACACAAAGATGTTCTACATTCACACAGTCAGACATCAGAGACAGTGCGTGCTCAGATTGAAATACCATTTATTGGAGTAGAATTACCATTCATTGAAGTAGAGAAGGATAGCAAGGAAATCATGCACACAGAGTTGCACGACACTCACTCATGTCAGAAAGAGACACCAATCTCTTCAGTGTGTCATAGGGATCATTTGTTTTCAGATGAAATGCTTACAATAGTTTCAAAGGGAACTGAATCTGTCAGTAGATGCCCAACCCCTACCGTGGACGATGTGCCGTATGGTTACATCCCGATTCCTGACATCTACAGTGGCTCCTTGGCTATCTGCGATACCGGTGGGGTCAGCAAACCCCTCAGCACCAGGGAAGGTCACAGCAGATGCCCAACGCCTACACAAGATGAGCCACCTTTCGTTACAGAATTGTCTTATGACCATCACACACCGAAGACTGTTTTGTTGCCCGATTCGAAAGACACCAACATGCCCAACCTCAACAGTGGTCTTGCTcttattgaaaaggaaaaggctcATGGTGAACCACATGAACCAAGTGTTAGTAGCAGCTCTAGCTCTGTAGAGAATATGTTGCATAAATCCAGCAACAACAATAACAAACCAAATCATCTGGAAGCCATTGGTAATCAGTTGTCTCAAGTATGGACTGAACCCCGCAAGAAGCCAATCGCCACTAGCACACCTCTCAACACTCCCTATACTTCTTCAAAGGAAAAAAACGATTACAATCCTTACTCAAATATGCAATTTACCCCTGCTGAACAAGACCTGTATGCTCTTTCAAGTCACGATTCACTGCATAGGATCCCTGACTCCTCTCCCAAAACCCATAGCACCTTAACAGAGAAAGCAGCATTCTCTGTGCCATCAATCCACCTTGAAGTCCTGTCCAATGAATCAACAGAAAGAACATTAACTCGGGACTTGAGTGAAATCGCTTTGGAAGGAGACACTAACTTGTGTCCTGACTCAGAGATTATCATACAGTCCATCCGTCAGAGTATCCCAGGAGTAAGTGGACCTACAGCAGCTTCTCAGAACCTTTCAGTGCACAACTTTACTGACCTCCATCCATACAGCCAACAACCTGCCATGGCTGTGAATCTCTCGAAGAGTGAAGACAGCAGAGGAGAGTACAGCTGGAAAGAAGGACAAACGGATATTGACCCTATGTCTTCAGATGTTCTCAAAAGCAAACAAACCGATGCCCCTGTCCACTCAAACACTAATGCTCACCCGTATAACACACCATATGTCACTGAGATGAGGAGACAGATTGCAAGTTTGCAAGATTATGAGGATGTTATGGATGAAAGTGAGGGGCCTGCTGTAGATCAAGACAACATTGAATCTAGTCTAGAGACAAATTGGGTATCAGATGACAAACACGCAAGTAGTACATCCCGGGTGAATAAAACAAAACTTGACTTCATCAATTCTTTACGCCAGTATCAGCAATGGGAGAAAAGGGAATTTGATGACGTTTTGGACTTCAGCAAGCAAGGCACTTCCAATTCGGTCACCTTCCAGTCTGAAGAATCAGACAAAATATTTACCTGTATGGAAGAGAACAAACAGGACTGGTTAAAGTATTGTAGGCCAGAAAGGAGTGGGAACACCTCCAAAAGCCACGAGGAAGTCTCCTCAGTTGCAAAGCcatgcctagttacagttttggaTCACAAAGGAAACAGAATCACCTATGAAAACGGTCCCGTTCTGAAACCGTCAACAAGCATGCACACATGGACAGTTCCAAACTCAAACAGACAGGGCTCGAGCAGTTTTCTGGAGTTCTCCAAGAGGTGGGATGATACACATAACGCTGATGAATCTGACCTCACTCAGTCTTCTATGGATCTGGAGACCCTTATCTTCTCAGAGAGAATGAACCAGATGCTAAAACGTAAAAggaagagcagcagcagcaggtacAACCAATCAAGACACCACAGGTCAAATGTAGAAGAAAGAGCTTCCTCCTGTAGCCCGGCTGTGACAGTGCACTTTTCCAGCCTGCAGGAACAGGAAAGCTCGGAAGACCACTGGGAAGGACTACCTTCATTCGCAGGGCAGAAGTTGAAAGTAGATATGCCTGAAAGGACAGCTTTGCCTGaagaaacagacagagatatgCCACAGCATCTTCAAAAACTCTCCTATACAAAGGGCAGTGAGATGACGCATGTCAACGTTTCAGATCTGGTTGCGGAAAGTTTCAAGGCATACCATGCCATGATGACTGCGGTCTGTGCAGGCAGAAAGTACCCACACAGAACTGAGAGACTCAAGAGggaagaagcaaagagaaatAGTTCGCCAAAGTCTCGAGCCCCAAGCAAAGACAAAGACTTCTGTGGGCAGATGAAGAAGGACATGTATGACAACCTGCATGATAATCTGAACTCTGTTGTGAAACAGTCATGTAAGAACAAGTTCAGGTTCTACATATTGGTGACATCAGATGACCCATTCTTCAAAGAGACAAAG GAGCTGTTAGAAGCAGAAGGCCACATAGCGGTACAACAGTCTCAATTCTGCCTTGGAAAGGATAGTTCCTCGTCCCCTCTATACATTATCTTGAGGAATGAAGATATTGCTGAACACATTTGTGAG GTCCCTCACTTGCTCGAATTGAAGAAGGCTCAGAATGTGTTGTTTGCTGGTATTGATCGTCCTGATGACATTGTGAACCTGACCCACCAAGAACTCTTCAGCAAAGGCGGTTTTGTGGTGTTTGAGGGAGCAGCACTGGACACACTGAGTCTCA gCAACATTAAGAAAATGTCTGTTTTCCTGGAGGGGCTGAGTAAAAAGGGGAAGTGGAAATGGCTCTTGCACTACAGAGACAGCCGGATGCTGAAAGAGAACGCACG GTCTAGTGCTGAGGCACAGGGTAAAAAGAGCTTCATGGACGTCTGCCAGGAGGCTGGAATGGTGGAGGTCTTACCCTACCATGAATGTGACGTCATTTCAAGGGCACGACCCAACTACCTCCACTGTCTAGTCCGCCTGCAGGTCCAGAATGTATCAGCTCGTCTACCTGTATTTATAACTG ACACAACGGCAGACAAAGCGTTTGCAAAACATGGGATATTCACAATGAATATTAACTCCTTCCTGCTGATTTCTCAGAGTGACACTTGCACTATTTCTTAA